One Candidatus Ornithobacterium hominis genomic region harbors:
- the hisS gene encoding histidine--tRNA ligase — protein sequence MQKPTIAKGTRDFLPEEVKKRNFIIQKLKKNFELFGFSPIETPSFENLSTLTGKYGEEGDRLIFKILKSGDFTRKIKDWGAGAQSLATQISDKALRYDLTVPFARFVVQHQNELIFPFKRYQIQPVWRADRPQKGRFREFHQCDADVVGSDSLWQEIDLIQLYDFAFHDLEIPTEIHINHRKILAGLAEIAEIQEQLIDFTVALDKLDKIGQDAVISEMKEKGIQENSIEKFKPLFHIQGTFDEQLNQLEEFLKPSEIGMQGIEDLKFIQNKLKNHQFLSSELILNLTLARGLDYYTGCIFEVKAKKVTMGSIGGGGRYNDLTGIFGLKDMPGVGISFGLDRIYLVMEELGLFPMQETRHFKVLFIHFGENEASEAQKYIQKLRQAGIQAELYPEDAKMKKQFSYGDKGNFSHVALLGEDEIKNDSLAVKNLKTGEQYEIKQANLLSKFNELKENFYKA from the coding sequence ATGCAAAAACCTACAATAGCTAAAGGAACTCGCGATTTTTTGCCCGAGGAGGTGAAAAAGAGAAATTTTATCATTCAAAAGTTAAAAAAGAATTTCGAACTTTTTGGATTCTCACCCATTGAGACTCCCTCGTTTGAAAATCTTTCTACACTCACGGGGAAATACGGCGAAGAAGGCGACCGATTAATCTTTAAAATTTTAAAAAGCGGAGATTTTACTCGCAAGATTAAAGATTGGGGTGCTGGAGCACAAAGTTTAGCCACTCAAATATCAGATAAAGCGCTGCGCTACGACCTCACCGTGCCTTTTGCACGCTTTGTAGTTCAGCATCAAAATGAATTGATTTTCCCCTTCAAACGCTATCAGATTCAGCCCGTTTGGCGAGCAGATCGCCCACAGAAAGGGCGATTTCGTGAATTTCATCAGTGCGATGCCGACGTTGTGGGCAGTGACTCGCTGTGGCAAGAAATAGACCTGATTCAATTATATGATTTTGCTTTTCATGATTTAGAAATTCCTACAGAAATTCACATCAATCACCGAAAAATCTTAGCAGGATTGGCTGAAATTGCTGAAATTCAAGAGCAGCTAATTGATTTCACCGTGGCGCTAGATAAATTAGACAAAATCGGGCAAGATGCTGTGATTTCTGAAATGAAGGAGAAAGGAATTCAAGAAAATTCTATAGAAAAATTTAAACCACTATTCCACATCCAAGGTACATTTGATGAGCAATTGAACCAATTGGAAGAATTTCTAAAGCCTTCTGAAATTGGTATGCAAGGCATTGAGGATTTGAAATTTATTCAAAATAAACTAAAAAATCATCAATTTCTTTCATCAGAACTTATTTTAAACTTGACTTTGGCGCGTGGTTTAGATTACTACACTGGCTGTATTTTTGAGGTCAAAGCAAAAAAAGTGACAATGGGTTCCATCGGCGGCGGCGGCAGATACAATGACTTAACAGGGATTTTTGGACTCAAAGACATGCCAGGTGTCGGGATATCTTTTGGCTTAGACCGCATTTATCTGGTAATGGAGGAGCTTGGACTTTTCCCTATGCAAGAAACAAGACATTTCAAAGTTTTGTTCATCCACTTTGGTGAAAATGAAGCCTCTGAAGCTCAAAAATATATTCAGAAATTACGCCAAGCTGGGATTCAAGCGGAGCTTTACCCTGAAGATGCGAAAATGAAAAAGCAGTTTAGCTACGGAGATAAAGGAAATTTCAGCCACGTGGCTTTGTTGGGTGAAGATGAGATTAAAAATGACTCTTTGGCTGTGAAAAATTTAAAAACTGGAGAGCAGTACGAAATCAAACAAGCTAATTTGCTTTCTAAATTTAATGAATTGAAAGAAAATTTTTATAAGGCTTAA
- a CDS encoding YebC/PmpR family DNA-binding transcriptional regulator has protein sequence MGRAFEYRKAAKFARWDKMAKQFNRIGKEITMAVKEGGPDPDTNHALRRAIDNAKGVNMPKDNVERAIKKASGADAEVYDEITFEGYAPHGIGIFVECTTNNNNRTVANVRAIFNKVGGNLGKNGELTFMFDRKGVFTIEKSQLKTDIENLELELIDYGAEDFEIDEDFVYITSEFESFGAVSQKLDEMKISVKNAELKRIPNITKNLNLEETKEILDIIDRFEQDEDVQNVYHTMDISEEIESQLEE, from the coding sequence ATGGGAAGAGCATTCGAATATCGTAAAGCAGCCAAATTTGCCCGTTGGGATAAAATGGCGAAACAATTCAATCGGATTGGGAAAGAAATCACCATGGCTGTGAAAGAGGGCGGCCCAGACCCAGATACCAACCACGCCCTGCGCCGTGCTATTGATAATGCTAAAGGAGTCAATATGCCCAAAGACAATGTGGAACGTGCCATCAAAAAAGCTTCTGGCGCAGATGCTGAAGTTTATGATGAGATTACCTTTGAGGGCTATGCCCCTCACGGCATTGGAATCTTTGTGGAATGTACAACCAACAATAACAATAGAACCGTAGCCAACGTACGTGCTATCTTTAACAAAGTCGGTGGAAATCTCGGCAAAAACGGCGAACTAACTTTTATGTTTGACCGAAAGGGTGTTTTCACCATCGAGAAATCACAGCTGAAAACTGATATAGAAAATTTAGAATTGGAATTAATTGATTACGGAGCAGAGGATTTTGAAATCGATGAAGACTTTGTCTACATCACTTCTGAATTTGAAAGTTTTGGCGCAGTTTCTCAAAAACTTGATGAAATGAAAATCTCGGTAAAAAATGCAGAGTTAAAACGTATTCCTAATATTACCAAAAATTTAAATCTAGAAGAAACCAAAGAAATTCTGGACATTATAGACCGTTTTGAGCAAGATGAAGACGTGCAAAACGTATACCATACGATGGATATTTCTGAAGAAATAGAAAGTCAATTAGAAGAATAA
- a CDS encoding glutamine--tRNA ligase/YqeY domain fusion protein has product MELESNNFIEQIINADLQKGMNPNKLKFRFPPEPNGYLHIGHAKAICLNFGLGEKYKAPVNLRFDDTNPEAEEEEFVNAIKEDIQWLGFQWSNECYTSDYFQQLYDWAIQLIKEGKAYVDDQDSETIVEQRKTPFEQGINSPYRERSVEENLRLFEEMKNDTSDVKRVLRAKIDMASPNMNMRDPVMYRMLNKPHHRTGNAWKIYPMYDWAHGESDFIEGISHSLCSIEFENHRPLYNWYLEQVSEESDLTPKQREFARGNVSYMITSKRKLKRLIDENIVNGWDDPRLATISGLRRRGYTPESIKTFWEKAGISKRDNVIDISLLEYAIRDHLNAIAPRVFAVLDPVKLIIENYPENKTEYLQVENNPEDENSGEREIPFTRELYIEREDFMEDAPKKFFRLSIGKEVRLKGAYIIEATRVEKDENGKITCIYAKYDEESKSGSGTEASQRRVKGTLHWVSAHENIPITVNLYDRLFTEEAPDGNKDIDFLNFINPNSLEVVQGFGEPSLAEAKPGDRFQFQRLGYFVADKDSQPNQMIFNRTVALRDNWAKKK; this is encoded by the coding sequence ATGGAACTCGAATCCAATAACTTTATTGAACAAATCATCAATGCCGACCTGCAAAAGGGAATGAATCCAAATAAATTAAAATTTCGTTTCCCCCCTGAGCCCAACGGATATTTGCACATCGGGCACGCCAAAGCCATTTGTTTAAATTTCGGTTTGGGTGAAAAATATAAAGCCCCAGTCAATCTCCGTTTTGATGACACCAATCCTGAAGCCGAAGAGGAAGAATTCGTCAATGCCATCAAAGAAGATATTCAATGGCTAGGATTTCAATGGAGCAATGAATGTTACACTTCAGATTACTTTCAGCAACTTTATGACTGGGCTATTCAGCTCATCAAAGAAGGCAAAGCTTATGTAGATGATCAAGATTCAGAAACCATTGTGGAACAAAGAAAAACACCTTTTGAACAAGGTATAAACAGCCCTTACCGTGAACGCTCGGTAGAAGAAAATCTTCGTTTGTTTGAAGAAATGAAAAATGACACTTCCGATGTCAAAAGAGTCCTCCGAGCTAAGATAGACATGGCTTCTCCTAATATGAACATGCGTGACCCTGTGATGTATCGCATGCTCAATAAGCCACATCACCGCACTGGTAATGCCTGGAAAATTTACCCCATGTATGATTGGGCGCACGGCGAAAGCGACTTCATCGAAGGAATTTCACATTCTTTATGTTCCATTGAGTTTGAGAATCACCGCCCTTTATATAACTGGTACCTAGAGCAAGTAAGCGAAGAATCAGATTTAACGCCAAAACAAAGAGAATTCGCTCGAGGCAATGTAAGTTACATGATTACCAGCAAAAGAAAATTGAAACGTTTAATTGATGAAAACATTGTCAATGGCTGGGATGACCCCCGTCTCGCAACCATTTCAGGCTTGAGAAGACGCGGCTACACACCAGAATCCATCAAAACTTTTTGGGAAAAAGCAGGCATTTCTAAACGTGATAATGTGATTGATATTTCTTTATTAGAATACGCCATTCGAGACCACCTTAATGCCATCGCACCACGTGTTTTTGCCGTACTAGATCCCGTAAAATTAATTATCGAAAATTACCCAGAAAATAAAACCGAATATCTACAAGTAGAAAACAACCCTGAGGATGAAAATTCTGGAGAAAGGGAAATCCCTTTTACCCGAGAACTTTACATCGAGCGAGAAGACTTCATGGAAGATGCTCCCAAAAAATTCTTCCGCCTAAGCATCGGCAAAGAAGTCAGGCTAAAAGGTGCTTACATCATAGAAGCCACCCGAGTAGAGAAAGATGAAAACGGAAAAATCACATGCATCTATGCCAAATACGACGAAGAAAGCAAAAGTGGTAGCGGAACGGAAGCCAGCCAAAGACGTGTCAAAGGCACCTTACATTGGGTTTCAGCTCACGAAAACATCCCCATTACCGTAAACTTATACGATCGACTTTTCACCGAAGAAGCACCTGATGGCAACAAAGATATTGACTTTTTAAACTTTATCAACCCCAATTCACTAGAAGTTGTTCAAGGTTTTGGAGAACCTTCATTAGCAGAAGCCAAGCCTGGCGACCGCTTTCAGTTTCAGCGTTTAGGCTACTTCGTTGCAGATAAAGATAGCCAGCCAAATCAAATGATTTTTAATCGTACCGTAGCATTGAGAGATAATTGGGCTAAAAAGAAATAA
- the ccoS gene encoding cbb3-type cytochrome oxidase assembly protein CcoS: MGIIFLMILASVSLALIFLVMFIIFAKKGQFDEGESPAIRILKDDNTKEDE, encoded by the coding sequence ATGGGGATAATATTTTTAATGATATTAGCAAGCGTTTCTCTCGCATTGATTTTTTTAGTCATGTTTATTATTTTTGCGAAAAAAGGTCAGTTTGATGAGGGTGAGTCCCCTGCAATCAGAATATTAAAAGACGATAACACTAAAGAAGACGAATAA
- the ccoN gene encoding cytochrome-c oxidase, cbb3-type subunit I, with amino-acid sequence MQMQTFYYDNKVVKYFLYATIFWGVLAFLLGLTVAVLLFFPTLPEYLFGTDDGGVSFTIFGTTIQDLSNTQGVMGFGRLRMLHTSAAIFAFVGNGFFAGAYYSMQRLLKTRMGSDVLSWVNFWGWQAGLILVVISFFLGYNTSKEYAEHEWPIDIAIAVIWIVFGINMFITIAKRRVRHMYVAIWFYIATWVGVAMLHIVNNIEIPVTWNVLQPKSYSIFAGVQDALVQWWYGHNAVALFLTTPILGLMYYFLPKAANRPVFSYKLSIIHFWSLIFVYLWAGPHHLIYTSLPGWAQAVGTGFSVMLIAPSWGGMLNGLLTLRGAWDKVREDPILKFFVVAVTCYGMATFEGPMLATKTLNKIGHFTDWVIAHVHVGTLGWNGFMAFGMIYYIIPRIFNTKLASRSLANTHFWLGTLGIIMYVIPMYIAGWTQALMWKQFNPSGTLVYSNFLQTVTEIFPYYIMRAIGGTLYLLGSVLMVVNVIKTVKSGSFIKNEKAEAPALVKKPSTREKTEKVHPWLERSPLLFTLLSLLALAIGGLVEIVPTMVVKSNIPTISSVKPYTPLEMEGRDLYIREGCNACHTQMIRPFRDEVKRYGEYSKPGEFVYDHPFLWGSKRTGPDLAREGAKRTDSWHYKHLWNPRQTSEGSIMPRYPWLIENELDRSLTVQKMNALATIGVPYTEEERTQEAVFKDMDEQALAIEKRVFDESPDLAALFEKERKEKGEAFVPLRSREITAITAYLQRLGIDISLEETETVSN; translated from the coding sequence ATGCAAATGCAAACTTTTTATTACGACAATAAAGTTGTAAAGTATTTTTTATACGCGACTATTTTTTGGGGCGTATTAGCTTTTTTATTAGGTTTAACGGTAGCAGTGCTTCTGTTTTTTCCTACTTTGCCAGAATATTTGTTTGGAACCGATGATGGTGGTGTAAGCTTTACTATTTTTGGGACTACGATTCAGGATTTATCCAACACACAAGGAGTAATGGGATTTGGAAGATTGAGGATGCTACACACCTCGGCAGCTATTTTTGCTTTTGTGGGGAATGGATTTTTTGCTGGCGCTTATTACTCGATGCAAAGGTTGCTGAAGACTCGCATGGGTAGTGATGTCCTAAGCTGGGTGAACTTCTGGGGATGGCAGGCAGGTTTGATACTTGTGGTTATTAGTTTCTTTTTAGGTTATAATACATCAAAGGAATATGCAGAGCACGAATGGCCTATAGATATTGCCATTGCTGTTATTTGGATTGTTTTTGGTATAAATATGTTCATTACTATTGCGAAAAGACGTGTGAGACATATGTATGTGGCCATTTGGTTTTATATAGCAACTTGGGTGGGTGTGGCAATGCTTCACATTGTTAATAATATAGAGATTCCTGTGACTTGGAATGTTCTTCAGCCGAAGAGTTATTCTATTTTTGCTGGCGTTCAAGATGCACTTGTGCAGTGGTGGTATGGGCACAATGCTGTAGCTCTTTTTTTGACTACACCAATATTAGGTTTAATGTATTACTTTTTGCCTAAAGCAGCAAATAGACCAGTTTTCTCTTATAAATTATCAATTATACACTTTTGGTCTTTGATTTTTGTTTATTTATGGGCAGGTCCTCACCACTTGATTTATACCTCTTTACCAGGCTGGGCACAAGCGGTAGGGACTGGCTTTTCAGTAATGTTGATTGCTCCATCTTGGGGTGGTATGTTAAATGGTTTGTTAACGTTAAGAGGAGCGTGGGATAAAGTAAGAGAAGATCCTATCTTAAAGTTTTTTGTAGTAGCAGTGACATGCTATGGGATGGCAACTTTTGAAGGACCGATGTTGGCAACAAAAACTTTAAATAAAATTGGTCACTTCACTGATTGGGTTATTGCTCACGTACACGTAGGTACTTTGGGGTGGAATGGATTTATGGCTTTTGGTATGATTTATTACATTATACCAAGAATATTTAATACAAAATTAGCGTCAAGAAGTCTAGCGAATACCCACTTTTGGTTAGGAACACTAGGTATCATTATGTATGTGATCCCGATGTATATAGCAGGGTGGACGCAGGCCTTGATGTGGAAGCAATTTAACCCTTCTGGGACTTTAGTTTACTCTAATTTCTTGCAGACAGTAACAGAAATCTTCCCTTATTATATAATGCGTGCAATTGGAGGAACATTATATTTATTAGGCTCTGTTCTTATGGTTGTGAACGTAATTAAAACAGTGAAAAGCGGTTCATTCATTAAAAATGAGAAAGCAGAGGCACCCGCATTGGTGAAGAAGCCTTCAACAAGAGAAAAAACAGAAAAAGTTCACCCTTGGTTAGAGAGATCTCCATTATTATTTACTTTACTTTCATTATTAGCTCTAGCTATAGGTGGTTTGGTAGAAATTGTACCGACCATGGTTGTGAAATCTAATATACCGACGATATCAAGTGTGAAGCCTTACACTCCGCTAGAAATGGAAGGTAGAGATCTTTACATCAGAGAAGGTTGCAATGCTTGTCATACTCAAATGATCCGTCCGTTTAGAGACGAAGTAAAAAGATACGGAGAATATTCTAAACCAGGAGAGTTTGTTTATGACCACCCATTCTTGTGGGGGTCCAAGAGAACAGGTCCGGATTTAGCAAGAGAAGGCGCTAAAAGAACAGATTCTTGGCATTACAAGCACCTTTGGAATCCAAGGCAAACGTCAGAAGGTTCCATTATGCCTCGCTATCCTTGGTTAATAGAAAATGAATTAGATAGAAGCTTAACTGTTCAAAAGATGAATGCACTAGCTACAATCGGTGTACCTTATACAGAAGAAGAAAGAACTCAAGAAGCTGTATTTAAAGATATGGATGAACAAGCTTTAGCCATTGAGAAGAGAGTTTTTGATGAATCTCCAGACTTGGCCGCTCTATTCGAAAAAGAGAGAAAAGAAAAAGGAGAAGCGTTTGTTCCTTTAAGAAGTAGAGAAATCACAGCAATTACGGCGTATTTACAACGATTAGGAATCGATATTAGTTTGGAAGAAACTGAAACAGTAAGTAATTAA
- a CDS encoding cbb3-type cytochrome c oxidase subunit 3 — protein sequence MLKYYKDYFGYENAEWLQLVILIASILFFVLLIYSVINKPKNYYKKNSELPLEDDSEEDKFKI from the coding sequence ATGTTAAAATATTATAAAGATTATTTTGGTTATGAAAACGCAGAATGGTTGCAGCTTGTTATTTTAATTGCTTCAATTTTATTCTTTGTATTATTAATCTATTCAGTAATAAATAAACCAAAAAATTATTATAAAAAAAACTCTGAGTTACCATTAGAAGATGATAGTGAGGAGGATAAATTTAAAATATAA
- a CDS encoding cbb3-type cytochrome c oxidase N-terminal domain-containing protein → MKHRIPGSVFIPVVMLVILAAFMTVTPVNFIPEHGLLGIFYNAYYQIINVLSNWVVWVILILSFLMLLVVDYMNKVIERKKFEQLSPEEQAIYVEEKKAGFFKTWFRSGREKQTEEEEQAILLDHGFDGIKELDNSLPQWWLALFYLGCIYMVIYIVAYFTTDFAHPIEEFNVETAMLQEQADEWIKSNDITIAEAENFYQDEAAIERGKVIYENICATCHTKSGGGSVGPNLTDDYWINHTEDDLFKNIYKVIYDGSPNNPAMQAFGQTKQLTGLDVQDVSSYVYSLNQVQQEVTQADGGLEPQGDEISKWKRK, encoded by the coding sequence ATGAAACATAGAATCCCTGGTAGCGTATTTATTCCTGTAGTTATGTTGGTAATACTAGCTGCATTTATGACGGTGACTCCTGTTAATTTCATTCCAGAGCATGGTCTATTAGGTATTTTTTATAATGCTTATTATCAGATTATAAATGTTTTGAGTAACTGGGTTGTTTGGGTCATACTTATTCTTTCTTTCTTGATGCTTTTGGTAGTTGATTACATGAATAAAGTCATAGAGAGAAAAAAATTCGAACAATTAAGCCCTGAAGAGCAAGCTATTTACGTAGAAGAAAAAAAAGCAGGCTTCTTCAAAACTTGGTTTAGAAGTGGTAGAGAAAAGCAAACGGAAGAAGAAGAACAGGCTATTTTGTTAGATCACGGTTTTGATGGGATTAAAGAACTAGACAACAGTTTACCGCAGTGGTGGCTCGCTTTATTTTATTTAGGTTGCATATACATGGTTATTTATATTGTAGCTTACTTTACGACAGACTTTGCTCATCCTATTGAGGAGTTTAATGTGGAGACTGCCATGCTACAAGAACAGGCAGATGAGTGGATTAAAAGTAATGACATCACGATAGCTGAAGCTGAGAATTTTTACCAAGATGAGGCAGCAATAGAGAGAGGTAAAGTTATTTATGAAAACATTTGTGCTACTTGCCATACAAAATCTGGGGGTGGCTCTGTCGGGCCTAACTTGACAGATGATTACTGGATAAATCATACAGAAGATGATTTATTCAAAAATATTTATAAAGTTATTTATGATGGTAGCCCGAACAACCCAGCAATGCAAGCATTTGGGCAAACGAAGCAATTAACGGGGCTAGATGTTCAGGATGTTTCAAGTTACGTTTATAGTTTAAATCAAGTTCAGCAAGAGGTAACACAAGCGGACGGGGGCTTGGAACCTCAAGGAGATGAAATTTCTAAATGGAAAAGAAAATAA
- the ccoG gene encoding cytochrome c oxidase accessory protein CcoG: MSTNQNKTKLEDELESFRNSIGTAEKSGKRKWVFAKKPKGKYYNYRSYVSWFLILILLVVPFIKINGNPLFKFDVIKGEFYLFSYPFFTSDFKILAIGMITTMVFIILFTVVYGRIFCGWICPQTIFLEMVFRKIEYVIDGDRNKQIKLKNQAWNEEKIRKRLLKWTIYAIISFIISNILFAWVIGVDKLKDLIVEGPVEHFSTLLGLLIFTGIFYFIFTWFREQACVLVCPYGRLQGVLIDKKTIIVAYDYVRGEREKGRQRFKRGQDREDKGIGDCIDCGQCVAVCPTGIDIRNGTQLECVNCTACIDACDEVMTKINLPTGLIRYASEEEIAEKKPFKFTARMIGYSVVLLILIGVLASFLFMRSDVNSKFLRMPGTDYKTENHLIMNQFTYQLQNKTKETKQLHLKLASHPEGEIILENGTSVIIMQPGGEIQGNMVIKIPREQLRSYKERIEIELVDENNKLIDSHKTSFAAPFQ; encoded by the coding sequence ATGTCAACAAATCAAAATAAAACAAAACTCGAAGATGAGCTTGAGAGTTTTCGTAATAGTATAGGAACAGCAGAGAAATCTGGGAAAAGAAAATGGGTTTTTGCCAAAAAACCAAAAGGCAAGTACTATAATTATAGAAGTTACGTCAGTTGGTTTTTAATTTTAATCCTGTTAGTTGTACCGTTTATCAAAATAAATGGAAATCCTTTATTCAAATTTGATGTTATAAAAGGAGAATTTTATCTATTCAGTTATCCGTTCTTTACCTCAGATTTCAAAATTCTAGCGATAGGAATGATAACTACGATGGTCTTTATCATTTTATTCACGGTAGTATATGGAAGAATTTTCTGTGGATGGATTTGCCCGCAAACTATTTTTCTCGAAATGGTTTTTAGAAAAATAGAGTATGTAATAGATGGGGATAGAAACAAGCAAATTAAATTAAAAAACCAAGCATGGAACGAAGAAAAAATTAGGAAAAGGCTTCTGAAGTGGACGATATACGCCATTATTTCATTCATTATTTCTAATATACTCTTTGCGTGGGTGATAGGAGTGGATAAATTAAAAGATTTAATCGTAGAAGGTCCTGTTGAGCATTTCAGTACGCTTTTAGGCTTGTTGATTTTCACGGGAATATTCTATTTTATCTTCACTTGGTTTCGTGAGCAAGCCTGTGTTTTGGTTTGCCCTTACGGGAGATTGCAAGGAGTCTTGATTGATAAAAAAACCATTATTGTAGCGTATGATTACGTTCGGGGAGAGCGAGAAAAAGGGAGACAACGCTTCAAGCGAGGGCAAGACAGAGAAGATAAAGGCATTGGTGATTGTATAGACTGCGGGCAGTGTGTTGCTGTTTGCCCTACGGGAATTGATATCCGAAACGGGACTCAGCTAGAATGTGTGAATTGTACTGCTTGCATTGATGCTTGTGATGAGGTAATGACTAAAATAAACTTACCAACTGGGCTAATTCGTTATGCATCAGAAGAAGAGATTGCAGAGAAAAAACCATTCAAATTTACTGCAAGAATGATAGGTTATAGCGTTGTATTGCTCATTTTAATAGGTGTATTGGCTTCTTTCCTCTTTATGAGATCTGATGTGAACTCTAAATTTTTACGAATGCCAGGTACAGATTATAAAACTGAAAATCATTTAATCATGAATCAATTTACATATCAATTACAAAATAAAACCAAAGAAACCAAGCAATTGCATTTGAAGCTTGCCTCTCACCCAGAAGGCGAAATTATACTAGAAAACGGGACTTCTGTTATCATCATGCAACCTGGCGGTGAAATACAAGGCAATATGGTAATAAAGATACCGAGAGAGCAATTGAGATCATACAAAGAGCGAATTGAAATTGAATTGGTAGATGAAAATAATAAACTAATCGATAGCCATAAAACTAGTTTTGCAGCACCATTCCAATAG
- a CDS encoding FixH family protein: protein MKKIKLNWPYLVVIGLGSFMIFILTLIYLAGDTGDLVTDNYYEHSLKYQEETIDAANRASTLVYKPEIKIQVNGILISFPDSYEIQNGNVLLMRGVKKENDIHFRINENAKEILIPAVKLEKGEYDMSLRWEMNDEFYLIQKVIEWIPR, encoded by the coding sequence ATGAAAAAAATTAAACTTAATTGGCCATATTTAGTAGTGATTGGCTTAGGGTCTTTTATGATTTTCATATTGACTTTAATCTATTTGGCAGGCGATACAGGCGATCTCGTAACAGATAATTACTATGAGCATTCTCTGAAATACCAAGAAGAAACCATTGATGCAGCCAACCGAGCAAGTACTTTAGTTTATAAACCTGAGATAAAAATTCAAGTCAATGGGATTTTAATTTCATTTCCAGATAGTTATGAGATTCAGAATGGAAATGTTTTGTTAATGCGGGGAGTTAAGAAAGAAAATGATATTCATTTTCGCATTAATGAAAATGCTAAAGAAATTTTGATACCAGCGGTGAAGTTAGAAAAAGGAGAATACGACATGTCTCTTCGCTGGGAAATGAATGATGAATTTTATCTCATCCAAAAAGTTATAGAATGGATACCACGCTAA
- a CDS encoding sulfite exporter TauE/SafE family protein — translation MDTTLIIAAISLGLASSLHCVGMCGPIAFSLGLNQENAVKSLSKNLTYQTGRAITYLVLGLCIGVIGTGFTAAGIQSYISIFAGILMILMVFLPKNLEKHISPKFWLGKILIQLKSKLAQFLKRKSYLSFLVTGMLNGLLPCGAVYIALVAAIAAGSPLGSGLFMFLFGLGTMPLMFLAALAGSTIHQNFRLKIVKLLPYLTVLVGIIFILRGMSLGIPYLSPPQEVLNTKVDSTHHCH, via the coding sequence ATGGATACCACGCTAATTATTGCAGCCATCTCGCTAGGTTTAGCTTCTAGTTTACATTGTGTAGGGATGTGTGGGCCCATTGCTTTTTCTTTGGGGTTAAACCAAGAAAACGCAGTGAAAAGTTTAAGTAAAAATTTAACTTATCAAACTGGTAGGGCAATAACTTATTTAGTTTTAGGCCTATGCATAGGCGTTATAGGGACAGGATTCACAGCGGCAGGAATTCAGAGTTATATCAGTATTTTTGCTGGAATTCTGATGATTTTAATGGTCTTTTTGCCCAAAAATTTAGAAAAACATATTTCCCCTAAATTTTGGTTAGGTAAAATTTTGATCCAACTTAAATCAAAATTAGCTCAATTCCTAAAACGCAAATCTTATCTCTCTTTTTTAGTAACAGGTATGCTAAACGGGCTTTTACCTTGCGGAGCAGTCTATATAGCCTTGGTCGCAGCCATTGCAGCAGGTTCACCATTAGGTTCAGGCCTTTTTATGTTTCTATTTGGGTTAGGCACGATGCCGTTGATGTTTTTAGCCGCGCTGGCAGGTTCAACCATTCATCAAAACTTTCGTTTGAAAATTGTAAAACTTTTACCATACCTTACCGTTTTGGTCGGCATTATTTTTATTTTGAGAGGAATGTCGCTAGGCATCCCCTATCTATCTCCTCCGCAGGAAGTTTTGAATACAAAGGTAGATTCTACACATCATTGCCATTAA